Sequence from the Neorhizobium sp. NCHU2750 genome:
GGAAAGCGGTTTCGGACTTGTGCAGGCGCTTGCGCCACTCGACCTTCCTGCGCTTCCGATCGGTGATTCCGACAATGCTTCGGTCGAGGATTCGATCGTCTTTGCCGATGGTGAGGGCCAGTATGTGCGTGGCCATATCGTCGCCAAGCAGGAATTCGCGGGCTATTGGGAATATTTGCTCGACGAGGCGATTTTCATCGCGCCGGCGCATCCATCCTGGGGTGGAGCGGCCCTTATTGATGCCGAAGGGAAGCTCGTCGGGCTCGGATCGCTGCGCCTGCAGATGAGCAAGGGCGGCGAAATTGCCGATATCAACATGGCGGTTCCGATCAACCTGCTCAAGCCCATCCTGGACGACGTGCTCAATCAGGGTGCGATCAACAAGCCGCCGCGACCATGGCTCGGCGCCTATTCCGCGGAAACCAACGGGGAAGTCGTGGTGATGAGCGTTACCGAAGACGGCCCAGCAGCCAAGGCCGGTCTGCGTCGGGGTGACGTCATTTCCGAAGTCCGCGACGGTGAAGTCGATGGGCTGGCGGACTTCTATCGCAAGGTATGGCAGAGCGGGTCTCCCGGCGCGGAGATCCCGATGCGCATCCTGCGGGACGGCCGCGAGGCGTGGCTGAGGGTCAAGTCTGCTGACCGGAACGATTTTCTGATCAAACCGTCGCTGCAATAGCCGCTATCGGATCAGGATAGCCCGGAAATCATTGACGTTGGTTCCGGTCGGGCCGGTCTCGAACAAGTCGCCTGTGGCTGCAAATCCGCTATAGCTGTCGTTGCGTTCGAGCAGCGAGCGCGGGTCCAGGCTGGTGGCGAGCAGGCGTTCGACGGTCGAGCCGTCGACAAAAGCTCCAGCATTGTTCTCCGAACCATCAATGCCGTCGGTGTCGGCCGCCAAGGCTTTGACGTCGAGACCGCTGATGCTCAGCGCGAGGGCAAGGGCGAATTCTCCGTTTCGTCCGCCTTTGCCGACCTTGGAGCGCAGTGTCACCGTTGTTTCTCCACCAGAGAGCAGCAAGGCAGGTTTGGCGAATGGTCGGTTTCGTGTGGCGATCTCGCGGGCGAGTGCCGCATGGACCATGGCAACATCGCGTGCCTCACCCTCGACTGAGTCGGACAGAATATGTGCCTTGATGCCGAAGTTTTGAGCCAGAGCCGCGGCAGCTTCCAGCGAGACGGAGGACGATGCGATGACGTAATGCTCGTTACGCGAAAAGCGTGCATCGTCCGGTCTTGGCGCTTCCGCTTCAGGAGAGTTGAGATGGGCGATAATGGCGGCCGGAAGCGACATTCGGTATCGCTCGACAATGGCGAGTGCTTCATCGCGGGTGCTGGCGTCCGGCACCGTCGGGCCCGATGCGACAAAGGCGGGATTGTCCCCGGGGATATCCGACACGATCAGGCTGACCACGCGTGACCTTGTAGCCGCAGCGAGCCTTCCCCCCTTGATGGTGGAGACGTGCTTGCGCACGACATTCATCGCCGAAATCGGTGCGCCGGAGGCAAGCAGCGCCTCGTTGAGAGCAATTTCATCATTTAGCGAGAGGCCTTCGGGAGGCGAAGGCAAAAGCGCCGATCCGCCACCGCAGATCAGCGCGATGACCAGATCCTCTTCCGAAAGGTTCTGGACTGTCTCGATCAATCGACGACTGGCTACGAGACCGGCCTCATCAGGCACCGGATGGGCGGCCTCGACAATCTCGATTGCTTCCGTGTGGCAGCCATATCCATAGCGAGTGACGACGATGCCGGTGAGTGGAGGGCCGTTCCATACCGTTTCGAGGGCGGCAGCCATCTGTGCTGCGCCCTTGCCGGCTCCGATCACTACCGTGCGTCCTTTCGCCGGTGGCGTCGGCAGATATTTTCGGATGCCGTAGATCGGATCGGCGGCCTTCACAGCCTCATCGAAGAGCCTTGCTAACAGTTGGCGATCGTCCACGGCATGCCTCCATTCGCTATCAGCACGTTCTGATCATGCGACGGCAGGTGCGTCAACGGTGTTCGGAAGGGTAATCGGCTCGCCGTTCGGCGCAACGGCTGGCTAGCAGCGTCGTTCCTCAGCCGAGGCCGGATGGCCGCTCTGTATGTGCGCCGAACAATTCAGGTCTGCGAAGCCGGTAAGGACGCCGTAGCTGCAACTCTTGGAGATTTTGGACAAGCGTCTCGCCCATCCCGGTGGATGAAGCGGCTTGGCGGCATGTGGGACTTGTGCGCCTGATCATGAACGGTGCGGATATCCTCCGCACCGTGGCCATGGCTCGGCCTCAGGAATAGGCAGGCTCCGAGAAGACCATGACCTTAGGCAGGTCTCCTTTGAACTTCTCGACTTCGACAACCGCGGTCTGACCGCAATTGCCTTGCGCCAGTTTCGAGGTTCCGATGCCTGTGGTCAGGTTATTCACGTCGCCATAGCGGCAGAGGCTCTTCGGCTCGCGCGGGGCGATGGGATCATACCAGCCACCTTCGTCGATGCGGATGACGCCGGGGCGGATCTCGTCAGTCACCCGAATGCCGGCAAGGATTTGGCCGCGATCGTTGAATACCCGAACGACATCGCCGCTGACCAGACCGCGCTGGCTGGCATCCGCAGGGTTCATCCAGCAGGGCTCGCGTCCGCTAACCGCATATTTTTCCCGCAGCGAGGTACCGCAAAGTTGCGAATGTAGCCGCATCCGTGGGTGATTGGCGGCAATCCCGAGCGGATACTTGGTTGTTGGTCCGTCCAGACGCTCGATGGGCTCCATCCATGTGGGATGCGGAGGGCAATCGTCATAGGCAAATTTCTCGATGTTATGCGAGTATATCTCGATCTTGCCCGATGGAGTGCCCAGCGCGTTCAATAGCGGATCGGCGCGGAAATCCGCATAGCGGACATAGTCCCGCTGTTCATCGGTCAATGGGAATTCCAATGCCTGATTGCTCTTCCAGAACACGTCGAAGACGGGCATTTCCATGCCCTTGGCGCGGGCCTCGATCTTGGCCGTCTCGTAGAAGTCCCTAATCCAGTCCATCTCGGTCTTGCCTTCGGTGAAGGCATAGCCGTGACCCATGCGGTTGGCGATCTCGGCAAAGATGTCGTAGTCGCTGCGCGCCTCGAAGAGTGGATCGACGATCTTGTGCATCGGAACGATATGGCTGAGCGCATAATCGCCGACCATGGAGATATCGTTGCGTTCGTAGGACGTGGTCGCGGGCAGCACGATATCGGCATGGCGTGCCGATGCTGTCCACTGGAAGTCATGCACGATGAAGGTCTCCAAGCGCTTCCACGCCTCAACCATCTGGTTGCGATCCTGCTGATGGGAAAATGGATTCCCACCGGCCCAATAGGCGAGCTTGATGGAGGGCAGGGTGATCTGGTGCCCATTATAGTCCAACTTCTTGCCGGGATTGAGAAGGGTCTCGACGAGACGTGATACGGGGATGGAAATGTTGCCTGTCGGCTGGAGCCAGGTTGCCCCGCTGCTGGAGGCGCTCTGTCCGGGCGTGTCGGTAATTCTGGGCAAGGTCGGTGAATTGCGGGTCGGTGCGCCGCCTGAAGCATAGTGATAACTGAGGCCGTAGCCGCCGCCGGGCAGACCGATCTGTCCGAGCATGGTGGCAAGCGTGATCAGCATCCAGTGGACCTGTTCCCCGTGGTGTTGGCGCTGTGTCGAATAGCCGAGACCGAGCATCGTGCGATGGGAGGCGAACTGTCTGGCCAGATCCTTGAGCTTGTCCGCCGGCACTCCACAGAGAGCCGATGCCCATTCCGCCGATTTGGGCTGCCCGTCGGTCTCGCCGGTCAGATACGGAATGAACTTGTCGAAGCCCACCGAATACTTGTCCATGAAGGCCTGATTATGCAGCTTCTCCATATAGAGCGTATGGGCAATGCCGAGCATCATCGCCACATCGGTCTGCGGCTTCGGAGCGATCCATTCCGATTTCAGCCGTTGTGCCGTCTCGGTATAGATCGGGTCGATGCAGATTGTCCGGACACCCGCGTCGCGGATCATGTCGACACCTGCATAGCCACCATGATCGCCGACAGTATTACCGATCTCTGAGTTGCGGAGCGGGTTGCAACCCCAGAACACCATCAGTTCTGTATTCTTGGCGACAACCGGCCATGTCGTGCACTGTTCGTAGACTTCGATCGAGCCGATCACATAAGGCAGAATGACCTGAGCGGCCCCGGTTGAGTAGTCACCGGCGCCATTGGTGAAGCCGCCATTCATCTTCAACATGCGGCGCAGCAGGGTCTGGCAGTTATGCAGATTGCCGGAACTGCGCCAGCCGTAGGAGCCGCCGAAGATTGCTTCGGCTCCATGCGCTTCCCGGACGCGGATAAGCTCCTTGGTTACCAGGTCGAGGGCCTTGTCCCAGCTGACGCGAACGAAGTCTCCTTCGCCTCGTCCATCCGGATCGGCTCCGGGGCCATTCTCCAACCATGCCCTGCGGACCATGGGATATTTGATGCGCGTCGGCGAATAGATCGAATCGGCAACGCCCGACAATTGCGGCGAAGGATACTGGTCGTGTTCCCAAGGGTTGAAGCTGGTGGCGCGGCCGTCCTTGACCTGCGCACGGAAGACACCCCAGTGACAGGCGGAAATGATGTCGTTGTCCAAGGCGGCGGCTCGTGCTCCCTTGGTCAGTAAGGGGCTGCCCGCAACGCCCATGGCCCCAATGGCCGCTGCACTCAAAAGGAACTGACGTCGCGAAATGGTTTTATCGATCAGATGAGTCATGAATATCGTTCCTAGTGGGTGACCGTAGTTTGAGCACGCGTCGCCATGGCGATCGTCTCGGAGATGGCGGAGAGATATGCGACCAGCAGCTTTGTTGCTGCCGCGTAAAAGCCGACTTGGTCACTGGCCTGGAGTCGACTTGACAGCACAAGCGTCCATGTCCGCAGCCTGCCAACAAGACCGGCGGCCTCTTGCATGTCCCCACACTTCAAAGCATAGGCCAATGCGGCCAGTTCTATGGCCAGGTGGTCAGCGGGCTCGGCGCAGGCGGCATCGACCGCAATGTCAAGCCTCTGCAATGTGGCATTCATCTCAGACAGCGGCTCCTGGAAAAGCCGATGGCCATCACCGTAATAGGCGCTCTCATATAGCAGCACTGTTCTCGGGCCGGTTATTCCTTCGAAAAGGTCGGTATAGCAGCGTTCCAGAATACGCTTTATTTCGGATGGTCCGCCTGCGTTGACGAGACCGAGCATTGCACCGGTTGCATCGTTGCACTCGAATATCTCACCGAGTTCCGTGAAAAGGATCACCGTCTCCTCCCTGCGGAGGTTTTCGACAAAGGTCTGATCCGGCGGCGCCAGGAAGATCTTTGCCAACCAGTCGGCGACGGAACCCCAAGCACTGGTTCCCTCATGGCTCGGGGCCGATGTTGTTTGAGTGGCTAGGGGCTTCATTTCTGGGCCTGCTCCATGTGAACATCCTTCGAGTGGTTCTGGAGATAGGCAAGCAACAGCCGGTACTGATCGTCGGACAATGAGGTGAACCGCTTCATCGCCTTCAAAGTGCCCACCCACTGGTTGGCCAGGAAGTGGTTGGATTCCGGCAGCACATGGCAGACAGAACACGTGTTTCCGAACAGCGTGGAGCTGTATTGCCACAATTCCGGCAACTGGGTGTTCAGGTTCTGGGCGTCGATCCAGCCGTCGATGTTGACGGCATGCCAGACCTGGCCGGTATCGGCGTCCTTCTGCGTGGCGGTGCTTTTTACGGTGGCGATGGCATTATCGCCCAATACGGCCTGCATGATGCGTTGGCCCTGAGCCTGATAGAATACCGATTCAGCGCCTTGCAATTGCCATCCTGCGAGGCGGACCTGCAGTTTGTCGCCGTCACGCTTGAGAATCTGCAGCTTTGCTGCACCCAGAAATTTTCCGGCCGGATCGGCCTTGCTGCCGACATCCTGCTCGTTGAGATAAAACGGTTTGGTTGTGACGACGAATGCGTCGTCGGTGGAAGCGAGGGCCGACGTCTGGGATGTCGGCAGGGACACGACAGTGGCGGTAGCCTTGGCGAGCATGACCACCTTGTCGGTATAGTTGGGTTCCGGCATTCCAGGGGCGAGATTATGGACGGGAGGCAGCGACTTCAGGTAAGCCGCCATCGCATGCCTGTCCTCATTGCTGAGCTTTGAGGTATTTTCGATGACCTCGGCCATGTCTCCACCCGCGATCTTTCCGATCGGGCTGACGCCGCTCTTCAGATAGTCTGCGATCGAGTTGGCAGACCAGAAACCGATGCCTGTTTCATCTGGCGATATGTTGGGGAAATGCCCCTTGCCATCGGGCGTAGCGCCGCCGCCATAGCGTGCCTTTTCGGGCACGTTGCCCATGAACGTTCTCGCCGAATGGCATTCCGCGCAGTGCCCAGGGCCTTCCACCAGATACTGTCCACGCTGCAACACGGCGACACTTGCATCCGTATCGGCGGAGGCTGAGGCCAGATTGATTTTCGGTGAGCTGTCGGCCACCGGCTCCCCGTCCAGGAATGCCAGACGCCAGACGCCGATACCGCGCCGCAGATTATAGGGGAACTTGAGCTCGTGGGCAGGGACCTTGGACGAGACCGGCTGGAGCGACTTGATATAGGCGAACATGTCGCGCACATCGTTGGCAGACAGTCGCTGGTAGGACGTATAGGGGAAGGCCGGATAGAGGTTCTCTCCATCGGGAAGAAGTCCTGCCGGACCTACACCCTCGCGCACGGCGCGGGTGAATTCGGCAAGAGACCAGTTGCCTATGCCATCGACCGGATCAGGCGAGATGTTCGGCATGTGAAATTTGCCGAATGCCGTGTCTAGAACCCGCCCACCGCCAAGGTTGAGGGGATCTCCCTTGCCCGGCGTCGCATGGCAGGTGGAACAGTCTCCTGCCAGGAAGATCTCTCGGCCATTCTCAAGATTGGCGGGCCCGGCATCGGCGACGTCGCGGCTTGGATGGATCAATGACCAGGTCCAGGGCGATGTTACGACGAGAAAACCCGCCACACCCAGGATCGCAAGTCCACCAATGCCTGCGAGCAATTTGCTGCGTGTCCGCGACGAAATAAAAGGCATGGAAATTCTCACTTTTATCGCAAATTCAGTATGATCTGGAACAGCAAGGCGGTCGCAATCGGCCGGAAGATAAAGCGAAGCGACGGGATAATTACAGCCGCTGTGGCCGCCGTTGTCTTGATCTGCATCAACGCTGGCGGGCGATTACCCCTCAAAACGAGGGGTGGTTGCGCACGATTTGTTGAAGGGCGCAACTGAGCAGGCTTGACGTGGAAGACATGGTCGCGCTGCTCGACGCAGATGCTACAGCACTACGGCGTAAGCCGTCCTGCTGTAGCGATGCGCTGCGTCTCAAACTGGCTCTAGCCGAGTTCCTTGAACAGCACGGAATGGTCGGTGAGATAGCGGGCGAAGATCGGCAGGCTGGCGCCGCCGATCGCCCTGGCCTGTGAGCCGACCATTCCCTCGATGATGTCAGGGATGATCACACCGCGCAGATCGAGCCGAGCAACCGCTTCCCGCGTCGCGACGACGATCCGCCTTCTCACCCAGCCTGGAAAGCCGCCGTCGATGACGGCAGCACCGAAATCGATGATGGATGCTGCGGCGATGATTGCCTGGGCAAGGGCGGCGGCCGTCATCTGTATCCACTGCTCCAGTGGTTCGCCGAAATCGATCCAGTCGTCGGCGGAATACCACAAAGGCTGCGGATCGATGCCGCGCTCGCGCAGCATGTTTTCCAGCACGAAGATCGAAGCGATATCGAGCAATTGGCGGTTCTCGCCGTTTTTCCCCCGCACGGGCAGGGGGCCGACGGCACCTGCGGTGCCGGTTCGGCCGGAAAAGATGCTGGAATTCAGAACGATGCCGCCGCCGATGAACGAGCCGATGAAGAGATAGATGAAATCCGGATAGGTTGGGCCTACGCCGAACACCAGTTCCGCCCCGCAGGCGCTCGTCGCGTCGTTCTGCAGGTAGACTGCGTAAGACATTCTGGCGGTGATTTCGGCTTGCAGGTCGAAGCCACGCCAGGCTTCCATCGCGCCGGTCGGGGCCCCGATTTCATCGGCCCAGTTCCACAATTCGAATGGCGCCGCTATGCCGATGCCCGCAATCCGGCTGCGCTGGTCATCATTGAGCCTGGCTTCGATCTTTTCCACGCCCGAGGTGATGATGCGCAGGATTTCCCGCGGCTGTGGATAGGCGTAGGTCTCGTGATATTGCTGGCGGACCCCGCCGATGAAATCCATCAGTACAAGGTCGGCGCTGCGTCGGCCGATCTTGACGCCGAAGGAGAGGACGGCGTCGGGATTGAGCCGCATGGGAATGGACGGCTGTCCGACCCTGCCGCGCAGGGGTTCGCCTCTCAGGAGCAGTCCGTCCTTTTCAAGCGCCCGCATGATGACCGATGCCGTCTGTGCCGACAAGCCGCTGAGCCGGGTGATGTCGGCCTTCGACAGGGCGCCATGCAGCCGTACCAGTGACAGGACAAGCCGCTCATTATAGGCGCGCACCCTGGTCTGATTGGAGCCGCCGGAAAAACTTGTGGAAGAAACGGGCCCGGAAAGCGGGCCATCGGTGATCGACATCCAGCACCTCCCTTGCCTTCGCTCTCTCACGCCGGAGACAGCATGACAAGAGAGAATAAATAATTCAATAGGAATTAATTATTGACAGGCGGTTTTGTTTTGCGATTATGCAACTTGCGAGGATGCAGGACTGCCTGGAGGAGGCGCCTGGCTCAATCCGGTTTGTATCGCTTGATCCGTCCGCAGGTCGCGGACTTCGTCTCTGGGAGGAGATCATGAGGAAATTTGTATTGTCCCTGTCATTCGGGGCGTTGGCGCTTGGCGTCGTATTTTCGGCTCCGGCCCAGGCTGCCGACGTATCGGCATGCCTGATCACCAAGACCGATACCAATCCCTTTTTCGTCAAGATGAAGGAAGGCGCCACCGCCAAGGCAAAGGAACTCGGCGTTACTCTGAAATCCTATGCCGGCAAGATCGATGGCGATTCCGAAAGCCAAGTGGCTGCGATCGAGACCTGTATCGCCGATGGCGCCAAGGGCATCCTGATCACCGCCTCCGACACCAAGGGCATCGTGCCGAACCTGAAGAAGGCTCGCGACGCCGGCATGCTGGTTATCGCGCTCGATACGCCGCTTGAGCCGATCGATGCCGCCGACATGACCTTTGCTACCGACAATCTTCTCGCCGGCAAGCTTATCGGCCAATGGGCGAAGGATACGCTCGGCGACAAGGCCAAGGATGCAAAGGTCGCCTTCCTCGATCTCACACCATCGCAGCCTTCCGTCGATATCCTTCGTGACCAGGGTTTCATGATGGGCTTCGGCATCGATCCGAAGGATCCGAACCGGATCGGTGACGAAAACGATCCGCGCATCGTCGGCCATGACGTGACCAACGGCAACGAAGAGGGTGGCCGCACGGCGATGGAGAACCTTCTGCAGAAGGATCCCACCATCAATGTCGTTCACACGATCAACGAACCGGCGGCAGCTGGCGCCTACGAGGCCCTGAAGTCGGTCGGACGCGAAAAGGATGTCCTGATCGTATCGGTCGACGGCGGTTGCCCCGGTGTCAAGAACGTTGCGGAAGGCGCGATCGGTGCCACGTCCCAGCAATATCCTCTGCAGATGGCGTCGCTCGGTATCGAGGCGATCAAGAAATTCGCCGATACCGGCGAAAAGCCGAAGCCGACTGAAGGCAAGAATTTCTTCGATACCGGTGTGACGCTGGTGACCGACAAGCCCGTCCCCTCGATCAAGTCGATCGACACAAAGGAAGGCCTGAAGAAGTGCTGGGGCTGACCAGCTGATTTCTTAGCCGATGGCCGGCGGAGAGAATCCGCCGGCTGTCAGGACAGCGCCTCGCCTGTTGCCGGGGAACACAAGAAAACGCGGGAGGAGGATACCATGAGCGAGCCAGTGGCAACCGCACCGCATCATGACTACGAGAAAGTACTGAAGGACAGTTCGAAGGACGTTGCATCCTTTGAGACGGAAAAGCCTTCGGTGCTGCACAAGTTCCGCCACTTCCTGCATTCCAATCCGTCAGCGGTGTCGCTGATCGTGCTGCTCGTCTCGCTCGTCGTGTTCGGGCTGACACTCGGCGGCAAGTTCTTCTCCGCCTTCTCCCTGACGCTGATCCTGCAGCAGGTGGCGATCACCGGCATTGTTGGCGCGGCCCAATCGCTGGTCATCATGACGGCCGGCATCGATCTGTCTGTCGGCGCCATCAT
This genomic interval carries:
- a CDS encoding S1C family serine protease, with the protein product MDLEKVLRSVVAVRSSIPDKAFTAGTLGTSREGSGVVIRENGLVLTIGYLITEADEVWLTRHDGRVVQAYVMAYDQESGFGLVQALAPLDLPALPIGDSDNASVEDSIVFADGEGQYVRGHIVAKQEFAGYWEYLLDEAIFIAPAHPSWGGAALIDAEGKLVGLGSLRLQMSKGGEIADINMAVPINLLKPILDDVLNQGAINKPPRPWLGAYSAETNGEVVVMSVTEDGPAAKAGLRRGDVISEVRDGEVDGLADFYRKVWQSGSPGAEIPMRILRDGREAWLRVKSADRNDFLIKPSLQ
- a CDS encoding glycerate kinase — protein: MDDRQLLARLFDEAVKAADPIYGIRKYLPTPPAKGRTVVIGAGKGAAQMAAALETVWNGPPLTGIVVTRYGYGCHTEAIEIVEAAHPVPDEAGLVASRRLIETVQNLSEEDLVIALICGGGSALLPSPPEGLSLNDEIALNEALLASGAPISAMNVVRKHVSTIKGGRLAAATRSRVVSLIVSDIPGDNPAFVASGPTVPDASTRDEALAIVERYRMSLPAAIIAHLNSPEAEAPRPDDARFSRNEHYVIASSSVSLEAAAALAQNFGIKAHILSDSVEGEARDVAMVHAALAREIATRNRPFAKPALLLSGGETTVTLRSKVGKGGRNGEFALALALSISGLDVKALAADTDGIDGSENNAGAFVDGSTVERLLATSLDPRSLLERNDSYSGFAATGDLFETGPTGTNVNDFRAILIR
- the torA gene encoding trimethylamine-N-oxide reductase TorA, producing MTHLIDKTISRRQFLLSAAAIGAMGVAGSPLLTKGARAAALDNDIISACHWGVFRAQVKDGRATSFNPWEHDQYPSPQLSGVADSIYSPTRIKYPMVRRAWLENGPGADPDGRGEGDFVRVSWDKALDLVTKELIRVREAHGAEAIFGGSYGWRSSGNLHNCQTLLRRMLKMNGGFTNGAGDYSTGAAQVILPYVIGSIEVYEQCTTWPVVAKNTELMVFWGCNPLRNSEIGNTVGDHGGYAGVDMIRDAGVRTICIDPIYTETAQRLKSEWIAPKPQTDVAMMLGIAHTLYMEKLHNQAFMDKYSVGFDKFIPYLTGETDGQPKSAEWASALCGVPADKLKDLARQFASHRTMLGLGYSTQRQHHGEQVHWMLITLATMLGQIGLPGGGYGLSYHYASGGAPTRNSPTLPRITDTPGQSASSSGATWLQPTGNISIPVSRLVETLLNPGKKLDYNGHQITLPSIKLAYWAGGNPFSHQQDRNQMVEAWKRLETFIVHDFQWTASARHADIVLPATTSYERNDISMVGDYALSHIVPMHKIVDPLFEARSDYDIFAEIANRMGHGYAFTEGKTEMDWIRDFYETAKIEARAKGMEMPVFDVFWKSNQALEFPLTDEQRDYVRYADFRADPLLNALGTPSGKIEIYSHNIEKFAYDDCPPHPTWMEPIERLDGPTTKYPLGIAANHPRMRLHSQLCGTSLREKYAVSGREPCWMNPADASQRGLVSGDVVRVFNDRGQILAGIRVTDEIRPGVIRIDEGGWYDPIAPREPKSLCRYGDVNNLTTGIGTSKLAQGNCGQTAVVEVEKFKGDLPKVMVFSEPAYS
- a CDS encoding molecular chaperone TorD family protein yields the protein MAKIFLAPPDQTFVENLRREETVILFTELGEIFECNDATGAMLGLVNAGGPSEIKRILERCYTDLFEGITGPRTVLLYESAYYGDGHRLFQEPLSEMNATLQRLDIAVDAACAEPADHLAIELAALAYALKCGDMQEAAGLVGRLRTWTLVLSSRLQASDQVGFYAAATKLLVAYLSAISETIAMATRAQTTVTH
- a CDS encoding c-type cytochrome, yielding MPFISSRTRSKLLAGIGGLAILGVAGFLVVTSPWTWSLIHPSRDVADAGPANLENGREIFLAGDCSTCHATPGKGDPLNLGGGRVLDTAFGKFHMPNISPDPVDGIGNWSLAEFTRAVREGVGPAGLLPDGENLYPAFPYTSYQRLSANDVRDMFAYIKSLQPVSSKVPAHELKFPYNLRRGIGVWRLAFLDGEPVADSSPKINLASASADTDASVAVLQRGQYLVEGPGHCAECHSARTFMGNVPEKARYGGGATPDGKGHFPNISPDETGIGFWSANSIADYLKSGVSPIGKIAGGDMAEVIENTSKLSNEDRHAMAAYLKSLPPVHNLAPGMPEPNYTDKVVMLAKATATVVSLPTSQTSALASTDDAFVVTTKPFYLNEQDVGSKADPAGKFLGAAKLQILKRDGDKLQVRLAGWQLQGAESVFYQAQGQRIMQAVLGDNAIATVKSTATQKDADTGQVWHAVNIDGWIDAQNLNTQLPELWQYSSTLFGNTCSVCHVLPESNHFLANQWVGTLKAMKRFTSLSDDQYRLLLAYLQNHSKDVHMEQAQK
- a CDS encoding ROK family transcriptional regulator; the encoded protein is MSITDGPLSGPVSSTSFSGGSNQTRVRAYNERLVLSLVRLHGALSKADITRLSGLSAQTASVIMRALEKDGLLLRGEPLRGRVGQPSIPMRLNPDAVLSFGVKIGRRSADLVLMDFIGGVRQQYHETYAYPQPREILRIITSGVEKIEARLNDDQRSRIAGIGIAAPFELWNWADEIGAPTGAMEAWRGFDLQAEITARMSYAVYLQNDATSACGAELVFGVGPTYPDFIYLFIGSFIGGGIVLNSSIFSGRTGTAGAVGPLPVRGKNGENRQLLDIASIFVLENMLRERGIDPQPLWYSADDWIDFGEPLEQWIQMTAAALAQAIIAAASIIDFGAAVIDGGFPGWVRRRIVVATREAVARLDLRGVIIPDIIEGMVGSQARAIGGASLPIFARYLTDHSVLFKELG
- a CDS encoding sugar ABC transporter substrate-binding protein yields the protein MRKFVLSLSFGALALGVVFSAPAQAADVSACLITKTDTNPFFVKMKEGATAKAKELGVTLKSYAGKIDGDSESQVAAIETCIADGAKGILITASDTKGIVPNLKKARDAGMLVIALDTPLEPIDAADMTFATDNLLAGKLIGQWAKDTLGDKAKDAKVAFLDLTPSQPSVDILRDQGFMMGFGIDPKDPNRIGDENDPRIVGHDVTNGNEEGGRTAMENLLQKDPTINVVHTINEPAAAGAYEALKSVGREKDVLIVSVDGGCPGVKNVAEGAIGATSQQYPLQMASLGIEAIKKFADTGEKPKPTEGKNFFDTGVTLVTDKPVPSIKSIDTKEGLKKCWG